The window ttagtaagaatatgagagaaaattaatattttgattctattttttcttttaaattctttaatatcttatatgtataccgataGGTTGATATCCATCGCAATTAACTAACTGTTCAGAtctaaacataagaaccattgttgtatatattgaattttttaaaagaaaaattaataaaatatttttattaaattaattaaaaaatatgttaataaggggaaaattagttacattatatttttttatattaacaattatagataaaaagaattgttacaaagatatcaaaattagaaagatatgtGTTATATCATaagtcaccaaattttaattccgaaatgaaaatataaagtaatacattttataaatgtaaagaaacaataatcagagaatgcaaaggagagtaaaataagtaaagtattaataaagaaggaaaacagagataaaagtcactccctcccttcaGTTTTACTTGtgcacgttaacatatcaagactcaagagaaagaaatttttcttcttattattttACCCTTCGCactaattactcattttcaaatcatctTCTAAGGCTATTGAtcgactatacaccaataaatatggatattatgataaaatatatacttcatttattaattcttaaagatcgtgaaaagtcaaaatagacaagtaaaagtgcacaaagGGAATAAACATGTgtaagagaattaaaattgaagtgcatacgcatgagaagagaataaatacccactactatgacatatgtccaagtgggataaaaaagtagttggttaaagggtacagtttatataacttttggtacaaattgcattgctattgttagtcctctcttcacgtttaaagtattgacaaagaaggaaaacggggataaaagtcactccctcatttcacttttacttgtccacgttaacatataAAGAGAAAGGAATTTTTCTtctttattaattttacccttcacattaattactcattttcaaatcattttccaaggctattgagactatacaccaataaatatgaatattatggtaaaatatgcaCTCTCTTTACTTGCccactttcccttttgcacgccccttaagaaatcataaataaaatatgtattttatattttactatcttacctctatctctctccaataaatacattctaatcaaaattgactattttcaagaacatttaatactaagGGTGAGATGGGaaagaattaattaattttatcttggttttgtaaatgaatatatatatatatatatatatagtaatgtagccaagtagtatgggacggagggagtacttcatttattaattcttaaagaaggtgaaaagtcaaaagtgaacaagtaaaagtgcacggaggaaataaatatgtgtcagagaattaaaattaaagtgcatacgtgtatacataagaagagaataaatattcattactatgacatatgtttacgtggaataaaaaagtaattaGTTAAAGTAtacaatttatataatttttggtACAAATTTACAGTGCTAAGAAAACAAAAAGGCTCAGTAGCAGCTGAGAATGGGCATAGGAACACTGGTTAGGAATAGCACAAATTCAAAAAATAAGGGAAATGAAAGTGATTAGAATCTCTAGATAAATAAAGAGGTAACCATGTgtaagtcaaactaagacaattgAAAGGTACACTTGATTAAAGGAGAAGCCAAATGTAGGCCCAACTTTATGGTATAACTTATGTTGCTTTTAGTACAATCTTTTGTTGCTGTGTTAGTACTCCCTTCCCATTTATATATAGTAGAAATACAAGATACCAAACAACGATCCAAAAGCTCGTCAACGATGGATATTTCCTAGAAAGTCCAACTACaaataagaaaaatgaaaaaaaaaatattcagagaacttaaaaaaattaaaagattaACACGCAGCACGTTTGATTTCCAAAAATTGTAAATGGTAAAAGAGAGTGAGTAAGTTTTTCAAAGTTAGAGGTTTCAGTTTTCTTGAATAATCCAATCACTAAACGGTTTAAAATTAGTTATTGATTGTTGCAACTTGCAATCATATACGTAAAGAAGTCGCAGGTTCTAGTTCGATTTAGTTACTCCTTATTAGGTAAAGAGCCTCAAGTTCTATTTATATGTTAATTGTAGACATCTAAAGTAATTGGACGTTGGCTCGATTGGATTAGTCAGGAGTCTAGGGATCAAACCTTGTTGGCTTCCATTCCCGTCGTCTTCTTTAATGTGCCTTAGTTTACTTAGACACGATCTTTAAAAAATAATGGGAAGAATTTTGAactttgtggtcttaaattaaagatgagTGTAATGTATCAAAATGTGCTTTGAACTTATggtcttaaatatgtcatgtGGGGTGTTGTGAGATggtcttaaatatgtcatgtGAGATGTtgtaattaaaaaattaatataGAAAGTGACATTTCTTTTTTACACATAATAAAAAGGATACATACATtgaagagataatggtcaaaacacACATGAAGTATCACTATTTTGCGAGTTTCCTACTTTAACTATTAGCTGTTTGGGTTACCTACTTGAACTATTACCAACTATTTTTCAAAACACATCTTGATTAATATCTGATAGTGGGAGTTGTACACTCTCTTATTTTGTTTTAAAATGGTGTCAAATGGTATTCCATACGGATAATTAAAGGAATTAAttggaaaattttaaaaattaagagataatggtcaaaaacacatctgAAGTATCACTGTTTTTGCGAGTTTCCTGCCTGAACTTTCAAGTATTTGCATTTCCTTCCTGAACTATCACCAAAtatttatcaaaatatactttgaAATTCATGAGTCAGCTGCCATGTGGACGAGATTCTCACAATTGTATTCCAATAACACAAtagcaacaacaataacatacccagtgtagtcccacaagtggggtctggggagggtagagtgtacgcagatattacctctaccttgggaggtagagagactgttttcgaaagaccctcggctcaagagaaaacatgacgaAAAAGGTCAGATAAGAGTTGATGAAAGTAAAAAAGTCATAACAGAGTACTATAGATAATTATTACGAAGAAAAggaacaacaactacaacaaacCAATACAGTAATCggagtacaagaaacaacatatagtaaCAGAAAATCGATGGGCAAGAAACTACAAAGCTGATACTACACCTACTAGTATGGAAGGGTACAGAAGACAACTCTCTACTACTTACTAAACTTCTACCCTAATCCGTGTCCAcgacaacctcctatctaaggtcatgtcctcggtaaagtgcaactgcgccatgtcctgtctactCACACAAGACTCCGGAAGAGAGCCTCCATTTAATCCCCCTGCCCCTATACGGCatgtgacatcatcatcaatatctccATTTACTTAAATAATGGACCCAAGATATTTAAAACTTACTCGTTTTTGTATGGCAGCCTCACTTCCACACCCTCTTCAAGTGCTACGTCACTGAACTTGCCCTCTAAGTATTCCGTCTTCGTTCTTCTCAATCTGAACCCTTTGGACTCCAAGgtctgtctacaaacctctagcTTAACATTAATTCTGCCGTGGGTCTCTTTAATCAAAACTATGTTGTTTGCAAATAATATACACCATGACACTTCACCTTGGATTTTTCGCACAAGTTCATCATCATCAAGACAAATaaaaacgggctaagagctgatccctggtgcaacctcatcacaactggaaagtgctctgagtctcctcctgcTATTTTTAATCGGGTCTTAGCTTCATCGTACATGTCCTTGATTTCCCTAATATACGCCACCGGTatacctttagcctccaagcatttccatagaaCATCTCTCGGGACTTTATCATACgtcttttctaggtcgatgaacacCATGTGAATGTCCCTCTTCCACTCCCTGTACTGTTCCATCAGCCTCCTaacaagatgaatggcttctgtagttgagcgttcCGATATGAATCTGAACTGGTTCTCggaaatagacacgcctttccGTCTTAAAAATTACATTAAACAGCCTCACCAGCAACTCTAGACCTGCTCCACCCACGCCCTTCCAAAAATTCATCGGAATCTCAGCTGGTCCGGCCGATCTTCCCCTACGCATCCTATGAATAACACctttaacctcctcaacctttatacacCAACTATATCCAAAATCTCGATGCCTTTCTGAGAGTTCCAGGCCCCCCAGCACAATGTCTCTATTCGcctcttcattcaagagtttatggaagtatgagTTCCATCTCCGTCTAATGCGTGCCTCCTCTACCAATACCTCGTTATTCTCATCCTTAATGCACTTCACTTGGTCTAGGTCTCGGGCCCTCCTCTCTATCGCCTTGGCTAGCttgtacaacttcttatccccacctTTATCTTCTAATTCGACATACAAGCATTCAAAAGCAGCCGTTTTTGCTACCGCAACCCTAACTTAGCCTCTTTCCTCGCAATCTTATACCTTTCCCTATTCGTCCGTGTTTCCTCCTTATCCTTACTCTTCACCAACTACGCATACTCCACCTTCTTTGTTGTTGACACCTAAATTTTGACCTCCGATAACTTATTTTGATTACCCAGAGTCCCTTGAATATTAAATAGAGTGAAATATGTGTTTTTAGAAATCAAAGTAATTTTATAAAACTATTTAGACAATATTTTACCAATTTTTGATAAAGtattttctataatattataaaattAATCTAGGTATTTTACAATTACAATATGTTGCTAAATTAACCAAGAGAAAATAATTTACaacaattatttacttaagtttaAATTGTCAAATTGTCAATTGTTAAGTATTTCACTCTATTTTCaaggaaattgattaattaaaataaataatattttgccCTCAAATTTCAATTTCTGCATAATCAAGTCATAttgataatttttaaaattaatcgTAATGtttttaaataattaattgtgGTTATATTTGTAAATTGCTTATGATGTGTTAATTAtaggctacaattgaaataattaactaattagtCAAATAAAGGTCATATTTGAAGTAATCAATTTCATGAAATCATtcatgtttttaaattaattaattatttagttTTAATCAAAATGCTTTAGTAATCAACCCTTTTGATTTTGCATACTCATTAATttgcatttttctttttatttatttatttattatatatgcatatatatatacgctAATATGTGTACAATATGCGTgtatacacaaatatatatatatatatatatatatatatataaagcggTGGgccttcgttttttttttttaaattggccgagtccagcccaacaagGGCTTGACCCAACCCAATGACCAATTAAAGAGGGGCAAAGGCCCCTTTCTCTTATCTTCAACCAAACGAACCctccccttccccttttccctcTTTTGTTgagaaaccctagcgccgccaggCGACTCTCTTTCTCTCCCTTTGTCATCCATGCTTGAAATGGTAATTTCGCAGAAGGTAACAACCTTGTGCAGGCCTTGTAAGGCCGAGAAAGACAAAACATTAAATGTTTTCGCCATTTCTCACCTAATCCAACCCCAAACGCGGTATAACTCTCTTCCTCTCTCTCTTGTCTTTTGCTTTTCTGAATTTTAAACGGTCAAAACTCTGTAAACTTTAATTGTTTTTGTTTGCATTTGTTTGAAACTGCTGTATGTGATTGGTTCATAAGAGACCAAAGAGATTGACCAAATTTTAGGTCCATCTCGACCCTTGATGTGTTTTGAGAATGAATCTTGACCTTGGGATGTTGAGACAAAGGCTGATTTTCAAAGGTTTGCAAAGTCCCACATCGAGTGAGATTGGGATTTTTTCAGATCTGGGTTTCTATATAAGACACTTTATTTTTGTGTTGAAAGggggaagaaaaaaaaacttagaaAAACTGGCCATTTGAAATGCTTTCACTTGCATATATAAAGGTTGAATACCTAAGGTTTCTAGCTTGTTTGCTAGAGACCTTTAATTTTCAACctagtttaaaaaaaattaaaatctatTTGTGTGATTCTGTGATTGTGTGATTTCTGTGTGATTCTGAGCATTTTGGGGGAACAATTGAGGTCTCCAAGTTCGAATCTCGATCAAAAGGCTGCACACAAAGGAGGTAATTtccctttaatttttttcctattTCCTGTTTCTTTAATTTGTTCTGTGCTAGTCTATCTATTGTCTTTGGTAGAGTTTGtgtgttttattatttaagtaatgTAGCTTAATATATCTATGTGGGATTAGCCCAGTTTAATTAGGTTTGTGAGGTTGTATATCTACTTAATTTGATTTTAGTTGAAGTAGATAGGCTTATGTGAGTTAGGTTTAAGTGTGTTGATCATGTAAACATTAGCTCTACCTGTAATAACTAAGTCTACTTAATATATTTAGATAATCTGGTTTAGTCAAAATGTGCCACATATTGATTTTGGATTTAATAACATGATTAATTCTAATCA is drawn from Lycium barbarum isolate Lr01 chromosome 8, ASM1917538v2, whole genome shotgun sequence and contains these coding sequences:
- the LOC132607687 gene encoding uncharacterized protein LOC132607687, whose protein sequence is MAWVTEMTLISMAKDQSLGTTMVPRKQMVKAKEDKGGDKKLYKLAKAIERRARDLDQVKCIKDENNEVLVEEARIRRRWNSYFHKLLNEEANRDIVLGGLELSERHRDFGYSWCIKVEEVKGVIHRMRRGRSAGPAEIPMNFWKGVGGAGLELLVRLFNVIFKTERRVYFREPVQIHIGTLNYRSHSSC